The proteins below are encoded in one region of Candidatus Palauibacter soopunensis:
- a CDS encoding DUF3810 family protein, translating to MERLRIPNLATYLPVAPSDLLLAAPVAARILFGLSPAGRAVQAAALSVYAGSALIDWAVRADARRVDFEDAFSFDPLSPPPASEEERRRDVESLVERLNANYVPMNTPRKELAKQVDLCLTDYLAELTGQRLETSAQVREFMLAQIVFPFALGAADPLTGDVAIFRSTGVFEPHVIAHEFCHRKGYMKEVEAQILGYLALVGSDEPVLEQSAHCERLDRQLWVLAERDAAAYNGLLDDLGLREELKDAFAVRHPAEGPVSGVVGPMMKNAYNARMKLTGQNGLSDYDEGFTNFLLATERTAAA from the coding sequence ATGGAAAGACTCCGCATCCCCAACCTGGCGACGTACCTCCCGGTCGCGCCTTCCGATCTGCTCCTCGCCGCCCCGGTGGCGGCCCGGATCCTCTTCGGGCTGAGCCCGGCCGGGCGGGCGGTGCAGGCGGCGGCGCTCAGCGTGTACGCGGGCAGCGCGCTCATCGACTGGGCGGTTCGTGCGGACGCCCGCCGCGTGGACTTCGAGGATGCCTTCAGCTTTGACCCGCTCTCCCCGCCCCCGGCATCGGAGGAGGAACGGCGACGCGATGTCGAAAGTCTCGTGGAGCGGCTGAACGCGAACTACGTGCCGATGAATACGCCGCGGAAGGAACTGGCGAAACAGGTCGACCTGTGCCTCACCGATTACCTCGCGGAACTCACCGGCCAGCGTCTGGAGACGAGTGCGCAGGTCCGGGAGTTCATGCTCGCGCAGATCGTCTTCCCCTTCGCGCTCGGGGCGGCGGACCCCCTGACGGGGGACGTCGCGATCTTCAGGAGCACAGGCGTCTTCGAACCCCATGTGATCGCGCACGAGTTCTGCCACCGCAAGGGATACATGAAGGAAGTCGAGGCGCAGATCCTCGGCTATCTCGCCCTCGTGGGCTCGGATGAGCCCGTCCTCGAGCAGTCGGCCCACTGCGAGCGCCTGGACCGCCAGCTCTGGGTGCTGGCGGAGCGGGACGCCGCCGCGTACAACGGCCTCCTCGACGACCTCGGCCTCCGGGAGGAGTTGAAGGACGCCTTCGCCGTGCGCCACCCGGCGGAGGGTCCGGTCAGCGGCGTCGTGGGTCCGATGATGAAGAATGCGTACAACGCCCGCATGAAGCTCACGGGGCAGAACGGCCTCTCCGACTACGACGAGGGCTTCACGAACTTCCTCCTCGCAACCGAGCGCACCGCCGCCGCGTGA
- the folK gene encoding 2-amino-4-hydroxy-6-hydroxymethyldihydropteridine diphosphokinase, producing the protein MNGSPRTTLLTLGSNIDPERHIVAALEALDELLGIEGASPIYEADPVGNPGMPRFLNAAVRITTHLSPGELKFDVIRPLERRLGRVRTADPNAPRTIDIDIAAVQGLVVDQEELRLPDPEIPTRAHLAVPLADVAPEFRHPDLGITLGEIAARFRGEPGLARRDDVRWP; encoded by the coding sequence GTGAACGGCTCCCCCCGGACCACTCTCCTCACGCTGGGCTCGAACATCGATCCGGAGCGGCATATCGTGGCGGCCCTCGAGGCGCTCGACGAACTGCTGGGCATTGAGGGAGCCTCGCCGATCTACGAAGCGGACCCGGTCGGGAACCCCGGGATGCCCCGCTTCCTGAACGCGGCCGTGCGCATCACGACCCACCTCTCCCCGGGAGAACTGAAGTTCGACGTCATCCGGCCACTGGAGCGCCGCCTCGGACGCGTCCGGACCGCGGACCCCAACGCTCCCCGGACCATCGACATCGACATCGCCGCCGTTCAGGGTCTCGTCGTCGACCAGGAGGAGTTGCGCCTCCCCGACCCGGAGATCCCGACGAGGGCGCATCTGGCGGTGCCCCTCGCGGATGTGGCGCCGGAGTTCCGGCATCCCGACCTCGGAATCACCCTGGGCGAGATCGCGGCCCGCTTCCGCGGCGAACCGGGGCTCGCGAGACGCGACGATGTCCGGTGGCCGTGA